The following proteins are co-located in the Doryrhamphus excisus isolate RoL2022-K1 chromosome 15, RoL_Dexc_1.0, whole genome shotgun sequence genome:
- the LOC131103109 gene encoding methionine-R-sulfoxide reductase B1-A-like, whose product MEETEMSFCSFSGGEEYKNHFKPGIYVCAECGHELFSSMSKFEHSSPWPAFSATIHENSVTKHPEAWGPIKVSCGKCHSGLGHEFLYDGPKEGLSRFUIFSSSLKFIPNE is encoded by the exons ATGGAAGAAACGGAAATGTCCTTTTGCTCATTCTCTGGTGGAGAAGAATACAAAAATCACTTTAAGCCGG gtatatatgtgtgtgcagAATGTGGACATGAGCTGTTTTCCAGCATGTCAAAGTTTGAGCACTCTTCTCCTTGGCCAGCCTTCTCTGCAACAATCCACGAGAACAGCGTTACCAAACACCCTGAAGCATGGGGACCCATAAAG GTGTCCTGTGGGAAATGTCACAGTGGACTAGGCCACGAGTTCCTGTATGATGGACCAAAAGAAGGCCTGTCACGCTTTTGAATATTCAGCAGCTCACTCAAGTTCATCCCTAATG AATAG
- the LOC131103108 gene encoding methionine-R-sulfoxide reductase B1-A-like isoform X1, with the protein MSFCSFFGREAFADHFKPGIYACAKCGHQLFSSHSKFEHSSPWPAFTETIHQDSVSKHQERSGAFKVSCGKCGNGLGHEFVNDGPAKGVSRFUIFSSSLKFVPKAKVVSLHR; encoded by the exons ATGTCTTTCTGTTCcttcttcggacgagaggcttTTGCGGACCATTTCAAACCAG GGATTTACGcatgtgccaaatgtggccaccAGCTATTCTCCAGCCACTCCAAGTTTGAGCACTCATCTCCCTGGCCAGCCTTCACGGAGACCATCCACCAAGACAGCGTGTCCAAACATCAGGAGAGATCTGGAGCTTTCAAG GTGTCGTGTGGGAAGTGTGGAAATGGCCTCGGCCATGAGTTTGTCAACGACGGGCCCGCTAAAGGGGTGTCTCGCTTCTGAATATTCAGCAGCTCACTGAAGTTCGTCCCGAAAG CAAAAGTGGTCTCTCTCCACAGATAA
- the LOC131103108 gene encoding methionine-R-sulfoxide reductase B1-A-like isoform X2 yields the protein MSFCSFFGREAFADHFKPGIYACAKCGHQLFSSHSKFEHSSPWPAFTETIHQDSVSKHQERSGAFKVSCGKCGNGLGHEFVNDGPAKGVSRFUIFSSSLKFVPKDKVDGQ from the exons ATGTCTTTCTGTTCcttcttcggacgagaggcttTTGCGGACCATTTCAAACCAG GGATTTACGcatgtgccaaatgtggccaccAGCTATTCTCCAGCCACTCCAAGTTTGAGCACTCATCTCCCTGGCCAGCCTTCACGGAGACCATCCACCAAGACAGCGTGTCCAAACATCAGGAGAGATCTGGAGCTTTCAAG GTGTCGTGTGGGAAGTGTGGAAATGGCCTCGGCCATGAGTTTGTCAACGACGGGCCCGCTAAAGGGGTGTCTCGCTTCTGAATATTCAGCAGCTCACTGAAGTTCGTCCCGAAAG ATAAGGTTGATGGACAGTAA